CTAGTCTCATGTCTAGGTGCTCTGCACCTCTGTTCTCACAGAGAGCTGCTCACGCAGCCCAAAGTCCTCCAGGAACACTTTTTCAGAGAACATCTACCTGAGCAACAAATTCCACAAACTTTTACCTAGGCATTCAAAACGTGGGGAAAAATTACACCCTGtctgagaaagagaaacagaggcaAGACAGAGGTTATTTGCCAAAGACTAAACACTGTATTTAAAGGGAATACTTGAACAGAGACATCTGGTCTGATGCCCCCAGGTCTATGTTTAAGCTTTcagactgctttctctgagctctgccaaAGCACAAGCAAATGTGCATCCCCTTTCTGTCTGAGTAGTTCCAGTGATATGCCTCAGACTAGTAAGGCTCTTTCCAGTTTCAATAGAAAAGGTTCAACCAGAGTTGTTCTGCAGGTGAATGAAGTTTGCCCTGTTCAGGGAAGCTTGCCCCGTTCAGAGACATATAATGATCGTTACAGTAAGACGAAGGGAGAATGAGGTAAACCTGAAGAAGTAGCCTGAATGCAAAGTATAATAACTGgcagaagaacagaacagaaataaaagaaaaaaaataaaaatcacttacCTGATTATCTTCCATGTTACTCACGTGCCTTCAGAGGGCCCCCGCAGCAAGGGACAAGCCCTGCAAAGATTGATCCAGCTGCAAAATGTGAGAggtggaaatatttcagatagcatactaattatttttgttatggcTTTTACAGCatatagaaaataacaaaatctggGTGTGAATGGGGGCAAAAGATGCTAATGGCAGAGCTGACACCCTGCTCCCCCTTGGGGCAGGCAGGTGCCCTTTAATCAAAGTGAACATTTGGTATAGTTAGGGATAGAGTTTCTCATTGAATATAGGTGCAGTCGGGAAAATATGTCAAAAATTGAAAGTTAATACCCTTAAAAAGCAGCACTCTGCACCACAGGAGCCAAGAGAACACCTCATTGTCCCACCAGTACAGCTACAAGCTCGCTCTGTGAAGATGGCAGTGGGAGgggagaaacacagaaagagcTGCTTAATGATCTTTTTTGTAGCTCACCACGAAGCCAGAAGGCCAAAGCACACATCGGTGATAAAATTTAATGTTTAATGGCCCCTACTAgctatatatacatttaaacaaaagtgAAGCCTGTTCCTGAGCCAATTTGTGATCCCAGTTCAGTTATCTCAGTCCAGAAACGTAATCATgactttacaaaatatttaataccaaAACACCCCCCAAATTCACTAAAGGGAAGTTAACAGCTCATAGATTTTCTACTGGATAATAGTAAATTGCCAGAGATGTAATGAAATTTGGCATGAGCTTAGTTTTATCTTGCGCAGTGCTGGACAAGAACTGTAGCAGTTTAATGGATAAGTGCAAGcaatataatttttcttctccaggccaaaattgtatttgttttccaaagtacATAAATGGCTATTGCTTAGTTTCCTAAGGGAGAGAGCAGCTTGTACAACAAGTCTCCACACCAGAGAGGGTCACATCTGAGGGTCTGAACTTCAGTTAGCCAGTAGTTGTTCACCTTTCTAAGGTGAGCGTTCCTTGGAAACCCCCTCCCACAAGTTTCTGCCTCCAGTTTCTCACTATAGTAACTTGGAACCTGAAGAAACTGAAGTGGAAAAGAACTACAGGGACATTCATTGCTTCCTATGTAAATTTTGTAGAGAACTATTTCAGAGTTAAGAGATAACCACTtccacttttttgttgttgttcattaCTGCATAATCAAcattttctcaccttttttcaagcatttctcaGCTGTGGAAAGAGACAACAAATATCCTGCCTCATGAATCTGCTACATATATGCATTCAGcatacatttttcctgtttgaaaaaTTGAAGAGTGACCATACTGCAGGTGGTCAGGCTTGCTAGCAAGGGACCTGATTCTGCTGAGCATTGTGCATGAAGGCCCATGTTTAAGTTTCTAgtagaaaaattgaaaatatcaTGAATAAAAGCATTGGAGAATGGCCAGTGAGGTGGCAGTTTGCCCTATGGAGCTCCCATTGTAAGATACAATACATTAGAGTTCACATTCTTGCCCCATGTGTACCAAGTACATGCAGGGCGTCCTCGAGTGTCCATTTCAACCCACTCAACTAAATCAGAGCACAGGTGTTTACTGACCCTGGCCTCAGTTTGGTTGACTTATCCGAGTTCAGACTTAATCAGCAGCTCATTAGCAATCACATATTTCAGACTGAAGTATTATTTCAGAGCACTTTAGCCCCAAATTAATTTAAGTTTCAAACATGGAAGactaaaagaaaagccttttgcTATATCAGGACCTTTCATATGAAGTTAATGAGGAATTCAGCCTCTCTCAGGCAGAGTTGTCATTTTAAGATGATCTGAATGAAGTTCTGCATCTGGGATGACCTCAAAAGCAATGTTATAACAAGATTAGGCAAAGGATATTGCACTTCTAAACAATAATTTACACGCAATTTCTATGCTGCTACTAATCAGAATAAATATATCTATGCCAGGAGGTTTAGGAAGTGTAGTTAAATTCATAGGTAGGCTTAGTTACcttttttaagctttctcaGCACACCTGAAACTAGTGCAATTCCAGtctaaatgtttcctttaaCCAAATCTAGTATTCAAGTAGTACCTTAATTTGATTGCCAATTTATCCACTTTGGATTTACAGCGAGATAGAGATTTATAGGAGTAGTTTTATTAGTTTCAGGCTTAAAGAAGTATATACTTATTTCTGAAGATCTAAGGTAGGACcatctttgatttcttttaaagtacaATTCCAAAGAAGCGTTCCTTCTGTATAAGttgtatatttttaagtgcacattctaaaatatttttctaatattagAAGTATTGCTCAGCTTCCATTTCAGGTGTCCTTGGAATACCGTTTCTGACAGAAGAATCAGCAAATCAGTTTATACGACTTAAACGACACTTACCATATTCTGAGAACTACTGGGAcccaagcagcagccaaaaTACGTGGGGATACACTGTGATTGAACAGGTATTTCTTCCCCCATCTTGCAGAATCTattagaaacaacaaaaacaaataaacaacaacaaaatccaaagTGCAGTTCTTGGACTGGCACGTAACAGATGAACCTTTGGGGAAGGATGGAAGTCTGATTTATCAGTGCAGGCAAGGTTGCTCAATAGTGACACGCTATTTAAACAGTATCTAAGCTCAGAATCATCTTTTCCGTTTTGATCTACTCCAGGTTAGTGAATCATGGGCAGCGTTGAGAGAGACAGCACAGTACTACATGGACTTGAGATCTTTTGCCTTTGATCCACTGATTACCAGGTACGATGGGGTTTCTCAGCAGAGTATTTCATAGGCTCACAATGCATACATAAGATatggaaacaggaaaactgtACAATACAAGACTGCTGGTATTTGGATCTTAGCAACATAATTGTACACATTAACAAAAGGGATTATGAGAGACATCTTGAAAATTAAAGATTTGTTTTGTCATCTCAGTTTTATAGTTATTTAAACATggtcattttattgtttttgttttgagattttttttttaagaatgctCTGGAGAAATTCATTTAAGTCTTAAAGAAAgtacatctttttaaaagttcacAAAACTGAACTGTAGCAATATATCATGGTTGATTTACAATGCAGATGAAAAGCAATTCATGAGTAgaaaattaggaggaaaaaaaaacaaaatacacatttattttggtaacaaaactattttcaatGCAGAATAAAAGGTCAGcttaacaaaacagaatgagACGTAGCAGTTGACAAAACCAGTATTTATAGATCAGCACGTAACCACATGAAATAAAGTGTCTCAACCGATCATAGAGGAATTGTTAGGACCATGCTAAAACATACACATTCTTGGGACATGGTTTTGTCAAATTTAGGGAACAATTGCTAAATGACTCAGTTTGGTAAGCATAATGCAGAATACATATGTTATTCCTGTGAAACGCTTTTCATATAAAGATATTTCACTCAGAAAAGGCCAGGAGCAGGTTTCAGTGCTTAAAATAGTTGCCAAGAAGTAGCAATCTGATTAGTCTGACTATAACCACCAATAGGAAAATGGGTAAGTTTCTTCTCTTAATGCACtttatattgaatatattttaaaaataactttttgctcactttcagaaagaaagcttcattttgaaatgtgcttttctttttcccttcaaagtgttttttatttgataAGAATTGGATTAGGAGATCCTCAAAATTACCTTTTTAGGACTCTTCTACCTGAAAGGTGGAGCAGAAGCAAAGTGCAAAAAATAGTCAAAAGTTACAGTTTTCCTGTCAATCTTTCAGCTAGCATCCTTTGGCAGCTGAAAGGAAGCATCTGGCTATTCTCTCAACTTCCAGAACTGATATGGGCAGTATTGTGCTTGGCTGCCAGCAGTCTTACCATAAATGTGAAATTACCTGAAGTCACTTTACttgcctttttgtgtgtgtgcggAGCAATGCAGAAGAGAACAAACCTCCAAACCTgtattttccatcagaaaaacGCCTATCTGCCTCTAATTATTAATTGTCCAATCCACATGTCTGATAGCTGTGATCCTGACAGTTGTCAGGCATACTCCAAGATGAATTATTCCTCCAGAATGATAATCCTTATGATTGCCATATGACAGGATTATAACTAGTTTACAGAAACACATTTGTGGGCACTCCCAAAGAAGCACATTTATGATTTCAAAAGGAGGCTGGTTAATTCCTAGACTGAAATAGACTTCAAAACGCTAGCATGGTAGAAATTAACATCCAGAACTTTTACAAAggcatacagaaaaaaataaacaaaactagagttttgaaaagcattgtgaataataaaataacagtttttgaCCTCATTGTTCATATTTCAGAGGCAGCCAAGAAAAGCAAGCCTATATGGCATAGGCAGAAGTCTGGTTCAGGGACCATATTTACAAAggcaaatatttgcaaaacCTGGCAAACACGAAGACCAAAGATGCTGACAGGATCTTTAAGTAATTTTGTAGacttattttctaaaagcaatttatttcatcttttctagTGACAACGTCAGACCTTACATGGACATGCTACAACAGTCTGGGACTCACCTCCAGCAACAGACAAGGACGAGCAATTAAATCCTATGCATCTTGTATCTGGCAGTACTAGGACATGGCATGTTATCTATTTGTCACAAATTACTTTACTTCATCCCACTTTCTAAAACCACAATTAACATGCACAGTCTCTCAACGACTATTTTACATTCATCAGTAGGAGTGAGATGTAAGTCATGGTAAACTGAATAAAGAGATGAAGACAAGACAGTCATTAACTTCTACCAATTaggttttaaacaaaagaaaccacttTGTTTTAgggtaaaacattttttttgactaaataattatttttaaatagacatttctgattttctaaCAGGAAACcacatttttccccttagtattttacttcagacacatttctgagaagaaattaagaaatggaAATCAGTTACTGTAGGTGGGTAGGAAGTTGAGTATATTTGCTCCACATCTGACTAATaggaagaatatattttctatacttcaattgtatttccattttcttccaagTATTGAGGACAAACTAGTAGGTGTTACAGTATACATCCATATTGTGTGCTTTGCACATTTGAACTTCTGTACTTGGTGTTGAAAGCCAAAAATGACTGACACTAAAGTTACCAGCATAAGTTATTCTTTCTTACCCCATGGAAGTAGGAGCTGGTGGAAACGTTTATTTACAGctcatttctaataaaaaaggTGATGACAAAAGTGTtgtttcccccaccccccctcccccttcccctctctctctcaaatCTGCAAGTTTCCTCATTCTTATCCATTAAGCAAACTTAATTCAAGacatctttggagaaaaggTTTGGCTCctacacttttaaaaagcattattaatATATTCATAGCAACCAAAACCTTTCAACCCTGGTAAAAGTTTCTGCATGGAAAAAGAGGACCTGTTGAGAAAAGTGAAATGTATTGTTACCTTAAGAACAGGGTATGTGAAAGAAGGTAATTTCCCCTCACTTTTATCTCCGGACAGTGGGATCTGTGTGTTGTGGGTCTGAGGTTCCTTCTGAATGTGTACTGTATGATGACTGGAATGAATGTGAAGATAATGTTGGATCTTCTAAAAAAGGAATGCATATTCTGACATTTCAGCTATCTCCATCACACTACTAGGTATGAAACTATCCTTAAGACAtcattaattttccttcataGGACAATGGGCCTGAAATTGCCATTATTCATtagctgaaatggaaaattcatTAAGCACTTGAAAGAGATAAATGAGGGGCAACTTCAGTATCTGCTATGTAGAATTTCACATCTTCAGTCATGCTACTTAATTATGAGAAGTTCATTCAAAGATAAGGGAAGGCAAATGATGTGTAGGCTAGTAGACCCCACTAGTTAAATACAGTGCCTGGCCTTTCTGCTCACCTtcctcccctgtgctgtggaTCCTAAACCTCTTACTGTTTTCCTCAGTAACAGCACACGCACATTAGTTACTGAAGCTTATCAGCTTGCTAGCAAAAAGAAAGATAGCAAGGATAcatattgttttttaatttaaactaatgtaaagttaaaaaaaagatataccTCCCCCAGCTGTGCACCTTGCTGGTCCCAGAAATactcctgctctgcaggcagccatATCCAAGCCACCAGTGCATCAATTCCTAAAGAGCTGTTGTTTTCAGCCCTGCCTTTCTAATTGATGTTGTTGCTGACAAGGCAGAGGTTCGGGATCTGCCTGAGAACTGTCTGCAGTTCTCATGCCTGCACAGTAAGCTAAACCAAAATGGGACTTCTGCAAATGGGAGCTGATTTGCAAATGGACAACAGACATCCCTGGAGCACGGGCGACAAAGTCCATCAATGCGGTGGAAGTGAAATGAAGTGAGTCTTACCTCATTTACTGTCAGCTGGTGAGGTAACTGCCCAGTCTTTATGAGCCATTTTATGGTTGTCAGAGCAATAAAGTTAGACTAACCATTGCCTTCAGTCTATCGCCACGAGGACAGTCTTGCATAAAGCTGGCTTTGTGACCAAAATGTCAAACAAAGCCAGGGGATGCAATTTGACAGTTCTGTTGTACTTCGACATGACTAATTCCTTTAAAGAAGTTGTTCAGAAAGCCAGAGCTGCAATCTGCAAAGCTGTAGCTTCAAGCTAACGTCACTAATTCAGATAATTAGTCTTGCTGAATTAAATGGGAAGAATTGTGCACGCATGAGTAGCGGTGGAAGATGAGGTGCTTATTTTGTGTTATCAAAATACATGCCACTCATGACAATGAGCAAATGGTTTTCACAGGCATttgaatgtaaataaaatggagaGGAGAGATTTTAGGaatcagggaagaaaacatttaccCTCTGAGTTTACTCCCCTTACTTAGCTTCACACAGTGCTTCAGCCGTTCAACAACTTTGGACCCTTCTTTACTGCTTTTTACCCCCACATCTTCATGTTGCCACCTACATGTTCCGtcactgcttttttcccccacacaGCAGATACACACAGTATCATATTGATGTCAAATCCTAAAATAAAGTAAGTTTTAAGTACAGTGCTGCTGGTTATGGGGGTAGAAATACAGGCCTCAGGGCACAGGACCTACGTAACTCGTGTAAAGTAGAGCAATTCCTGCCAGTGCCCTCAAGCTTTGTGGCTAAGTAGCTGACCAGGAAGGAATTCCTGTCCTGCTCTCTAAAGGCTGCAGTTCCTCCAGCTGTTAGTGAATACTCCAACTTctggaggaaaacagaagaaaactacaCCCATAACAAACAGCTCCCCAAGGCCAGGAACAGCATAGAGATCCTAGGGGAAAGGAGGAATGGATGGTAAGAGAGAGAGCACAGGAAGCTGGAGTCAGATCTGTCTCCGTATAGATATTAGCTGGATGGATGAGGGAGAACATCTGCCAGGCAGCCCTGAATTGCCAATTCTTTTCTGAGCGAGGTGAGCATAACATCTCTCTAAGATCACCAGAAACACAGAAGTCAGGATGCTTGGATGTCTCATGGCAGATTATTTGCCCCAGCAGGAGGTCTTCCCCAGCTGCGGCATCTACAAGATGTCTTCCCCATGGGGGTGCCCAGGGGCCAAGTCATATCCAAGTTGTGCTGCAGTCCCTTCCTCAGTCAGAGCACTCCCCTGTTCCCTCAGCTACTTGGATCCCTAGTTTTACCAGGTTTAGAAGTACCGAATTGCATCTGTGATTTCTGCTGCTATGTCATGTTGCACTAGAAACAGCCCACAGGTTAAAAAGTTACTGTGGACAGATTTAGGCAATAAACACATGCATAACTAGACCACATGACTGTAGGAGCCTTGCTTTGTTACACAACCAGATGGAGGACATAAGTGTTGCCTGATGTtacaggaaaattaagaaaatccAACTctccaataataataaaataaaacattaatactACATGGtgtttcttttaaggaaaaagatatttcaaCCAGAAAAACACTTCAGCCAGAGCAAATTGTTGTAATCTTACAAGCCAAGTAACCTATAAGTATATAACACATTACAAATGGTGAATGAGAAATAAGTACCAAGAAACACTGCTTTCTCTAAGCTCAGCAGAACAACCAAGTAACAGTACAGAGAGCTAAcgagaaagaaacatttattttatgaccTTAATGGTTTCTACAAACAGAACAAGAGGCATCTGGTTTCTACACACTACTTCATTGCTATGGTAATTCTTATGATTGAACCTGGTCTCaaacaattttaataaataagcCTTCTGAGCGTGTATCACACTATTGTTATATACTTGCTTTGCACTTGATCTCTTGTCTTAATTTAAGacaaaacagctgagaaaaaatatctaatCTATACCTGCTGCTGTAATCTTCAGTGCCAGCAAAAGTGATCTGTGTTCAAAGTGTTTTTATGTTGGCTGATTAAATATACAAACCATCCACCCGAGGCAGGTGCATTGCTATAACCACTCCATACAGAGCGGAAAATAAGTTATTAGTGCTTGGCTTCATCCATAAGAAACAATGAGATGAGTAGCTAAAATGTAAAGATATAAAAGTGTCATCAACTGATAAATTcagtcaggaaaaagaaagtaagcATTCTTTGTATGTGATTATCatctttaaaaagacatttttttctgcaattattttcagtaattactTTCCTGCCCCaacaactggggaaaaaatgtatattttaaacacacaaTATGATATAAGACCTGTGAAGTCTACTTTTCCTGCCCAACAACAGCAATAGGCTGGCTCAGTGCTGCAGATGTCTATTTTAGGGGTGAAACATCCACAAAGCCCAGTAATGCAAACTTACCCATCATCTCCCATAAGCAGAAAGCCTTGCCTGTGTCATTGTCAGTCCAGGCAGGGGTAGGGTAGGAAGGATGAGGGCCTGACTTACTGGTGTGCTTCAGCCTTCTTTACTTACCTGGTGTTACCAAATGGTCAGCTCAGCATGACACTTCTTATTCAGCCACTTACTCCCAGCCACACAACCACTGCTAAGCTGATTTCATGCCAGTCACTGTCTCCTTGGCAGGACTGAATAAGCATGAGAGATTCTGTCTGAGGAATTCAACTATGTCCTGGTTGTGGTTgaaagctgctgtgcagcagggagCTAGTTTAGAGAAGGCTTAAAAGCCATCCTTATAACTGTTAACATTATCATCATAAATCTGAGGCCTGATTGTGCAAAGTGCCTTGAGAAAGCAGACAATCTGTCACCGTCAAAATGCAGATAGATAAAAGTATCTAAAGACATAAGAACAATCATAAGAAGAAAGTGGCAATGAGACAACCATGGTGCTTGGTGGTGGCTGTTCACCACTGCAAGATGACTAGTGTCATCATCATTTAGAAGAAtgaatttaaaaggaatattCTCTGTGATATCAAACATGATTTGGATGAACCTTGCACAGAACACTCAAATGCTGCTTCCTCTCACTGTCTGCGCTCCAGTATTTGTAGTGTTGCCTTTGGCGTGGAGTTCAGATGGAAAGCTCTGTGCTGACAAATCTTCGGCAAGCTTTCTGATGCTGTGGGCCTGATACCGCTGCCCAGATTATACTACAGAAAGGAAGCAGTAAGGCTTTTGCTACAATACCTCAGAAGGCAGCCACCATTACATTATACCAAAGCTATGTGTACTGGCTTTTTGttatgacttttaaaaatgaatacagaaacaaggaaaagtCTGTAAACATTTACCATAGTGAAACTAAggaggtaaaacaaacaaagaaacatgcTTTTACTCATATGTCATTTGAGACAATTACCTTTTgttaagtataaaaataatttaaccaGAGTAACTACATTTTGTGGactaaggaaattattttcttgcataaaaTAATCTCCCTTTTCACTACTTATCAGGGTTACCCTTTTCACTACTCTCGTCTCATCCCCTCTGTCCCAGGCTACGTTTATTTTCATTCCCTCAGTAATTGCCAAAGGATTTGATATAGCCAAACTACATCCACAggtactgtttttaa
The nucleotide sequence above comes from Oxyura jamaicensis isolate SHBP4307 breed ruddy duck chromosome 1, BPBGC_Ojam_1.0, whole genome shotgun sequence. Encoded proteins:
- the C1H3orf85 gene encoding uncharacterized protein C3orf85 homolog isoform X1, whose protein sequence is MSLKMFHILMSSLLFTASISGVLGIPFLTEESANQFIRLKRHLPYSENYWDPSSSQNTWGYTVIEQVSESWAALRETAQYYMDLRSFAFDPLITSDNVRPYMDMLQQSGTHLQQQTRTSN
- the C1H3orf85 gene encoding uncharacterized protein C3orf85 homolog isoform X2 → MSLKMFHILMSSLLFTGVLGIPFLTEESANQFIRLKRHLPYSENYWDPSSSQNTWGYTVIEQVSESWAALRETAQYYMDLRSFAFDPLITSDNVRPYMDMLQQSGTHLQQQTRTSN